A region from the Candidatus Electrothrix scaldis genome encodes:
- a CDS encoding glycosyltransferase family 4 protein — MPSCILTCYYRPKPGGFCKRLFRTIEALLARGHSVHYLAVVPFPIEHPNCHFHRFPWPADKTSGYLFWAVFHLLSPLLLLYLSFSCSVDRLFAFGHTYSFLFQPARIIKRISLALFLRADTVKNHQIKKRHSLLINIEYFLEGLGIVGTDMYGVSQVLTNAVQSRHSVLIPKSTGLLRNEIPQLSYKKKKDKQFNRSSLHPLRGACVGVLEKRKNQLFLLKIFEHIQAEQMRLFLYGTGPDEELLQHIVRKGNIAKKIIFKGWVKAEQIWPETDLLLMPSQHEGAPNAVLEALATGTPVLASDIPEHREILPPTCLLPLADEDAWIKKLYEIAEYPEAELNQLIAAQESASKHLRFDWDEKIVRCILGSVPTY; from the coding sequence ATGCCCTCCTGCATTCTCACCTGCTATTATCGTCCCAAACCCGGCGGATTCTGCAAACGCCTCTTTCGCACAATTGAGGCCTTACTTGCCCGTGGTCATTCGGTGCATTATCTGGCCGTTGTTCCTTTTCCTATTGAACACCCCAACTGCCACTTCCACCGCTTTCCCTGGCCTGCTGATAAAACTTCTGGCTATCTTTTCTGGGCTGTCTTTCATCTGCTTTCCCCTCTCCTGCTCCTCTATCTTTCCTTTAGCTGTTCTGTGGATAGACTTTTCGCCTTTGGTCACACCTATTCCTTTCTGTTTCAACCTGCCAGAATTATTAAACGAATATCTCTTGCTCTTTTTCTCCGTGCAGATACGGTAAAAAATCACCAAATCAAAAAAAGACATTCTCTCTTGATAAATATTGAATATTTTTTAGAGGGGTTAGGAATAGTTGGGACGGATATGTATGGTGTTTCCCAGGTGCTGACTAATGCTGTGCAAAGTCGCCATAGCGTACTTATTCCGAAATCAACAGGCCTACTGAGAAACGAAATACCACAACTTTCTTATAAAAAAAAGAAAGATAAACAATTTAACCGTTCTTCATTACATCCATTACGAGGAGCATGTGTTGGAGTCCTGGAAAAACGCAAAAATCAGCTTTTCCTTCTGAAGATATTTGAACACATACAGGCTGAGCAGATGCGGCTTTTCCTCTACGGCACAGGGCCTGATGAGGAGCTTCTGCAACATATCGTTAGGAAAGGAAATATTGCCAAGAAAATCATTTTCAAAGGCTGGGTGAAAGCTGAGCAAATCTGGCCGGAGACTGACCTCTTACTCATGCCCTCACAACATGAGGGCGCACCCAATGCCGTGTTGGAAGCTCTGGCAACAGGTACTCCTGTTCTTGCCAGTGATATCCCGGAACATCGGGAAATCCTCCCCCCTACCTGCTTACTCCCCCTTGCCGATGAAGATGCCTGGATAAAAAAGCTCTACGAGATTGCTGAATATCCTGAAGCAGAACTGAACCAGCTTATTGCTGCACAAGAATCGGCAAGCAAACATTTGCGATTTGATTGGGATGAGAAAATTGTGAGGTGTATTCTCGGTTCAGTGCCTACTTACTAA
- a CDS encoding cobalamin-dependent protein (Presence of a B(12) (cobalamin)-binding domain implies dependence on cobalamin itself, in one of its several forms, or in some unusual lineages, dependence on a cobalamin-like analog.): MRILLIRPARPPKAITIGEFMFCEPLGLEAVYAVLREQEKHQVNILDMMAEQVDITQYLEKEQPEAVGITALCIDVGNVLELARAVKRVDASIPMVVGGTQAQLIPQAFADPAIDFVMHWTTRANLHALFDGLARSGRKTEKNFCSSEDIPGVIAVRKGIPAKLCLQKNEYLVPDRSSCAQYREQYSYFGYKPCALLQTSQGCSKCCSFCLRWRLEGGKETPQDMEVIFAQIREITEPSIMIIDNDFLCDSDQLDQLCIFLGREKIRKNFLCYGSVHSILQNQKSIERFASLGLKAVLVGYESFKPQELADYHKKATVEENLVAATLLKKWGVDAWASFIFHPDWDHGDFKAFRRYIRQLRPEISSLSPLTPFPGLPAFQEYRERLLFDLQDYERWSFGNISIHPSKMGLRAYHAEVLWTNLQVNFFMNNACYLVRRFGFFTLFRLTAGGLRLTIRYLIALCR; this comes from the coding sequence ATGCGTATTCTGCTCATCCGCCCTGCCCGTCCTCCCAAGGCCATTACCATCGGTGAATTCATGTTCTGCGAGCCCCTTGGGTTGGAGGCTGTCTATGCTGTTCTGCGGGAACAGGAAAAACACCAGGTCAATATCTTGGATATGATGGCAGAGCAGGTCGATATTACCCAATATCTGGAGAAGGAGCAGCCCGAGGCTGTAGGAATAACGGCCCTCTGTATAGACGTAGGTAATGTTCTGGAGCTGGCTCGGGCTGTCAAGCGCGTGGATGCAAGTATACCTATGGTCGTTGGCGGCACTCAGGCCCAGCTCATACCCCAGGCCTTTGCTGATCCAGCCATTGACTTTGTGATGCACTGGACCACAAGGGCGAACCTGCATGCCCTTTTTGATGGCCTGGCAAGATCAGGACGCAAAACAGAGAAAAATTTCTGTTCCTCCGAGGATATACCCGGTGTTATTGCCGTACGGAAAGGGATTCCTGCCAAACTCTGCCTGCAAAAAAATGAATATCTGGTCCCGGATCGCAGCTCCTGCGCCCAGTACCGGGAGCAATACAGCTATTTCGGCTATAAACCCTGTGCCCTGCTTCAGACCTCCCAGGGTTGCAGTAAATGCTGTAGTTTTTGCCTGCGTTGGCGCCTTGAGGGTGGCAAAGAAACCCCTCAGGATATGGAGGTGATTTTTGCCCAAATCCGCGAGATCACTGAACCAAGCATCATGATTATTGATAATGATTTTCTCTGTGACAGCGATCAGTTGGATCAGCTCTGTATCTTTCTGGGACGGGAAAAAATCCGCAAAAATTTTCTCTGCTACGGTTCAGTGCATAGCATTCTCCAGAACCAGAAAAGTATAGAACGTTTTGCCAGCCTTGGCCTCAAAGCAGTGCTGGTGGGCTATGAGTCGTTTAAACCCCAGGAGCTGGCAGATTATCATAAAAAAGCCACTGTAGAAGAAAATCTGGTCGCAGCAACTCTGCTCAAAAAATGGGGCGTGGATGCCTGGGCCTCGTTCATCTTTCATCCTGACTGGGATCATGGAGATTTCAAGGCCTTTCGTCGCTATATTCGCCAACTGCGTCCGGAGATTTCCTCGCTTTCTCCCCTAACTCCCTTTCCCGGTTTACCGGCCTTTCAGGAATATAGAGAGAGGTTGCTCTTTGATCTACAGGACTACGAACGATGGAGTTTTGGCAATATATCCATCCATCCAAGCAAGATGGGACTACGCGCCTATCATGCAGAGGTCTTATGGACAAATCTCCAGGTGAATTTCTTCATGAATAACGCGTGTTATTTAGTCCGTCGCTTTGGTTTTTTCACTCTTTTTCGACTGACTGCAGGCGGGCTTCGTCTGACCATACGTTACCTGATAGCCCTGTGCAGATGA
- a CDS encoding radical SAM protein has translation MKVLFIQPSPYGPDSRPIKKNKLYFAGLALPLLAALTPNTWQVEICLETIEDVPFDTDADIVALSGMGHGIVRSISLAKEFRSRGKTVVMGGYMVSLMPDEAAKYCDSVVVGDAELVWPRLLEDYRLGSLQPRYEQHLKTLDPPLPRYELLLEKKIGDFLPVQAGRGCPNSCSFCSVHCLYRNRYYQRPVEAVLRDILYVRKLGFKKFLLLDDNILASPDYLLQLCAEIKPLKMTWYSQCSLNIANHPDLLKAVAESGCRALSFGLESISKESLQAMDKGWADPRLYPAMIRRIQEAGIDVSTEMVVGADGDTKESIAQTADFIKENKVVIPRFYILTPIPGTDFYRQMLHQGRICNHDLYSYNGTEAVHIPLNMSPEELTDAYWQLYEQVFSMESIFCRTILRKEFWKRPWDFLLYLLVNLYYRNHIKKRITPNIF, from the coding sequence ATGAAAGTTCTCTTTATTCAGCCCTCTCCCTACGGCCCTGACAGCAGGCCGATAAAAAAGAATAAGCTTTATTTTGCCGGTCTGGCCCTGCCCTTACTGGCCGCCCTGACCCCGAATACCTGGCAGGTGGAAATTTGCCTGGAAACCATCGAGGACGTGCCTTTTGACACAGATGCAGACATTGTCGCCCTATCCGGCATGGGACATGGCATAGTGCGCTCTATCAGCCTGGCTAAGGAATTCCGATCACGGGGCAAGACCGTGGTCATGGGTGGTTATATGGTCAGCCTGATGCCGGACGAGGCTGCGAAGTACTGTGATTCCGTCGTAGTCGGTGATGCTGAGCTGGTGTGGCCGAGGCTCCTGGAGGATTACCGCCTAGGCTCTCTGCAACCTCGCTATGAACAACACCTGAAAACACTGGACCCACCCCTGCCCCGCTATGAGTTGCTTTTGGAGAAAAAAATAGGGGATTTTCTCCCGGTGCAGGCTGGACGAGGCTGTCCCAATTCCTGTTCCTTTTGCTCGGTTCATTGTCTATATCGTAACCGCTATTACCAACGGCCTGTAGAAGCGGTGTTGCGCGATATTCTCTATGTTCGAAAATTAGGCTTTAAAAAATTCTTGCTTTTGGACGATAATATCCTCGCGAGCCCGGATTATCTGCTCCAGTTATGCGCAGAGATCAAGCCCTTGAAGATGACCTGGTATTCACAGTGTTCTCTGAATATCGCCAACCATCCTGACTTGCTCAAGGCGGTGGCTGAAAGTGGTTGCCGGGCTCTGAGCTTTGGCCTGGAGTCCATTTCTAAGGAAAGCCTACAGGCGATGGACAAGGGCTGGGCCGACCCGAGACTGTATCCAGCCATGATTCGGCGAATTCAGGAGGCAGGGATTGATGTGTCCACGGAAATGGTGGTGGGGGCTGACGGCGACACCAAGGAGAGTATAGCCCAAACCGCAGATTTCATTAAGGAGAACAAGGTCGTTATCCCTCGTTTCTATATTCTTACCCCAATTCCTGGGACGGATTTTTACAGGCAAATGCTCCACCAGGGCAGGATCTGCAATCATGATCTCTACTCCTACAACGGCACAGAGGCTGTCCATATTCCCCTGAATATGAGCCCAGAGGAACTGACAGATGCTTATTGGCAACTATACGAACAGGTGTTCAGCATGGAGTCTATTTTTTGCCGCACTATTCTGCGGAAGGAATTCTGGAAACGACCTTGGGATTTTCTTCTCTACTTGCTGGTGAATCTCTACTACCGGAATCACATTAAGAAACGAATCACACCGAATATTTTTTAA
- a CDS encoding response regulator, with amino-acid sequence MDFTDAPCTVLIVDDDPFGIIQLQTLLKDSGYKLITASDGASAIEIVKRDVPDIILLDIIMPNMDGYETCRHLKEDELSDSIPIIFLSGLNSTEEKINAFEAGGVDYITKPFSEKEVLVRLQTHLTLHRVNKHLVHELENRDEELQHQESKAQNTSTALRVLLSAIEEEKKELAERIQFKAEKLILPKILEIAAEGNPEKKEALLESIVYTFQELTRPFVPGGVELGKTLSPTELQIVNLIKQGKSSKEISDICNISVSTIASHRKTIRKKLNITNTKVNLYTYLNSLD; translated from the coding sequence ATGGATTTTACGGATGCTCCGTGTACAGTACTCATTGTTGATGATGATCCGTTTGGGATTATCCAGTTGCAGACCTTGCTCAAAGATTCAGGTTACAAACTGATAACAGCATCAGATGGGGCTTCTGCCATTGAGATCGTCAAGAGAGATGTTCCTGATATTATCCTCCTTGATATTATCATGCCCAATATGGATGGTTATGAGACCTGCCGACATTTGAAAGAAGATGAACTTTCTGATAGCATTCCTATTATTTTCCTCAGTGGTTTGAATTCAACGGAAGAAAAGATAAACGCTTTTGAAGCAGGAGGCGTGGACTATATTACCAAGCCTTTTTCGGAAAAGGAGGTTCTGGTTCGCCTGCAAACACATCTGACCTTGCATCGGGTCAATAAACATCTGGTTCATGAATTGGAAAACCGGGACGAAGAACTTCAGCACCAGGAAAGTAAGGCACAGAATACCAGCACCGCACTCAGAGTCCTGCTGTCAGCAATAGAAGAGGAAAAAAAAGAGCTGGCCGAGCGTATACAATTTAAGGCTGAAAAACTGATTCTCCCTAAAATTTTAGAAATAGCAGCAGAGGGAAATCCTGAAAAAAAAGAAGCGTTATTGGAGTCTATTGTCTATACTTTTCAGGAATTGACCAGACCTTTTGTGCCGGGCGGGGTAGAATTGGGCAAAACCCTTTCACCTACGGAATTGCAAATTGTTAACCTGATAAAACAGGGAAAGTCCAGTAAAGAGATTTCAGATATCTGCAATATTTCTGTTAGCACTATAGCTTCGCACCGCAAAACAATCAGAAAAAAACTTAACATCACCAACACCAAGGTCAATCTGTACACCTATTTGAATTCTCTCGATTAA
- a CDS encoding radical SAM protein has product MNILLIRPQPSPETIGLQHVMICEPLELEYLAASIADLGHQVDILDMILEKRSLPELLAEFQPDLVAMTGYITHVQIIKEMADNIKAWSSACLAVVGGVHAEVVPEDFQHHNLDAIICANGLSTFRDLLGRVMEGRSFLDLPGVWQEGKARPVKENTFPHPFPDRSKVARYRHRYYYLFHNPCALIKTSFGCPFQCNFCFCREITNHQYFERPLSEVMEELSLIPEQEIYIVDDNFLVNAERVLAFCQELEQRGLDKRFLIYGRADFIAAHPEVIRRFAANGLRAVIVGIESCLDQDLDRFNKKSSLAINEQAVAVLAEHQVDCYATLILGMDWSRADFRNLARWLRKMRLSFVNLQPFTPLKGTPAGEGYEDLLRIPRSEYEKWDLAHLVFQPSQLSVAAYYWHIIKLYYAVTFRPSSMLNLLRRFGLAENIRLFLGSSRVTVQYFSKVLRNLKKTLK; this is encoded by the coding sequence ATGAATATCCTTCTTATCCGCCCCCAGCCTAGCCCCGAGACCATAGGGCTGCAACATGTAATGATCTGTGAGCCCCTGGAGCTGGAATACCTTGCCGCCAGCATTGCTGATCTGGGCCATCAGGTGGATATCCTGGATATGATTTTGGAAAAACGCTCCCTTCCCGAGCTCCTTGCCGAATTCCAGCCCGACTTGGTGGCTATGACCGGCTATATCACCCATGTGCAGATCATCAAGGAAATGGCCGACAACATCAAGGCCTGGTCTTCTGCCTGTCTTGCCGTGGTTGGCGGAGTCCATGCCGAGGTGGTGCCGGAGGATTTTCAGCACCACAACCTGGATGCCATTATCTGTGCCAACGGCCTGAGCACCTTCCGGGATCTGCTGGGTCGGGTGATGGAAGGTCGATCTTTTCTTGATCTGCCAGGCGTCTGGCAAGAGGGGAAGGCTCGGCCTGTGAAGGAAAATACCTTTCCCCATCCTTTCCCGGATCGCAGCAAGGTGGCCCGCTATCGCCATCGCTATTATTACCTTTTTCATAATCCCTGCGCCCTGATCAAGACCTCCTTTGGTTGCCCCTTTCAGTGCAATTTCTGCTTCTGCCGCGAAATTACGAATCACCAGTATTTTGAGCGACCCCTGAGCGAGGTTATGGAGGAGCTAAGCCTGATCCCGGAGCAGGAAATCTACATTGTAGATGATAATTTTCTGGTCAATGCAGAACGGGTTCTGGCCTTTTGCCAGGAGCTGGAGCAACGGGGCCTGGACAAACGCTTTCTCATTTATGGCCGGGCGGATTTTATTGCAGCCCATCCTGAGGTGATCCGTCGTTTTGCCGCCAATGGCCTGCGGGCCGTAATCGTAGGTATTGAATCCTGCTTGGATCAGGACCTGGATCGCTTTAATAAAAAATCCAGTTTGGCAATCAATGAGCAGGCTGTGGCTGTATTGGCAGAACATCAGGTGGACTGCTATGCCACCCTGATTCTGGGCATGGACTGGAGCCGCGCAGATTTTCGCAATCTGGCTCGATGGCTCAGAAAGATGCGACTTTCCTTCGTCAATCTTCAGCCCTTTACCCCACTCAAAGGGACTCCTGCTGGCGAGGGCTACGAAGATCTCTTGCGTATTCCCAGAAGCGAGTATGAAAAATGGGACCTGGCCCATTTAGTCTTCCAACCCAGCCAGCTCTCTGTTGCTGCCTATTACTGGCACATCATCAAACTCTATTATGCCGTGACCTTTCGCCCCAGCTCTATGCTGAACCTGCTGCGGCGCTTTGGGCTCGCAGAAAATATACGCCTTTTTCTCGGTTCCAGCCGGGTTACCGTTCAATATTTCAGCAAGGTTCTCCGCAATCTGAAAAAAACACTGAAATAG